In Fusobacterium hwasookii, a single window of DNA contains:
- a CDS encoding YicC/YloC family endoribonuclease: protein MRSMTGYSKLNYEDENYVINMEIKSVNNKNLATKIKLPYNLNLLESYIRGEIAALISRGSVDFRIEFENKNESLKNLKYDENLAKSCMDILNKMEEDFNDKFSNKLDFLVRNFGVISQKDLDTDEEKYKEIIDLKLKELLQNFIKTKVEEGNRLRVFFKEQLSILKSKLEQVKELRPQVVENYKQRLLNNINSIKADINFNEEDILKEVLLFSDRVDITEEISRLESHFKQLEHEFEIDEISQGKKIEFIFQEVFREFNTMGVKSNMYEISKLVVESKNELEKMREQIMNIE from the coding sequence ATGAGAAGTATGACAGGTTATTCCAAGTTAAATTATGAAGATGAAAACTATGTAATTAATATGGAAATAAAAAGTGTGAATAATAAAAATTTAGCCACTAAAATCAAACTTCCATATAATTTAAATCTGCTTGAAAGTTATATAAGAGGAGAAATTGCTGCTTTAATAAGTAGAGGTTCTGTTGATTTTAGAATTGAATTTGAAAATAAAAATGAAAGTCTTAAAAATTTAAAATATGATGAGAACTTAGCAAAATCTTGTATGGATATTTTAAATAAAATGGAAGAAGATTTTAATGATAAATTTTCAAATAAATTAGATTTCTTAGTTAGAAATTTTGGAGTTATCTCACAAAAAGATTTAGATACAGATGAAGAGAAGTACAAAGAAATAATAGATTTGAAGCTTAAAGAATTACTTCAAAACTTTATTAAAACGAAGGTTGAAGAAGGAAATAGATTAAGAGTTTTCTTTAAAGAACAACTAAGTATTCTAAAATCAAAATTAGAACAAGTAAAAGAACTAAGACCACAGGTTGTAGAAAATTATAAACAAAGATTACTAAATAATATAAATTCCATTAAAGCTGATATAAATTTTAATGAGGAAGATATTTTAAAGGAAGTTTTATTATTTAGTGATAGAGTCGATATAACAGAAGAAATATCAAGATTGGAAAGTCATTTCAAACAATTAGAGCATGAGTTTGAAATAGATGAAATCTCTCAAGGAAAGAAAATAGAGTTCATTTTTCAAGAAGTATTTAGAGAGTTTAATACTATGGGAGTAAAATCTAATATGTATGAAATATCTAAATTAGTTGTTGAGAGCAAAAATGAATTGGAAAAAATGAGAGAACAAATAATGAATATTGAGTAG